The following proteins are encoded in a genomic region of Clostridium kluyveri:
- a CDS encoding WXG100 family type VII secretion target, protein MAGSDRDYLVELQTLVECILKYSEIHNNISQKINSAKSSVNGLYEVGWKGESKDAFKKTFDTWINDINAFNENLAQLENALKVMYENDTKLKDEGGKLLSFL, encoded by the coding sequence ATGGCTGGATCAGATAGAGATTATTTGGTGGAATTACAGACTTTAGTAGAATGTATACTTAAGTATTCTGAAATACATAATAATATTTCACAAAAAATAAATTCAGCTAAAAGTTCTGTTAATGGACTATATGAAGTTGGCTGGAAAGGTGAAAGTAAAGATGCATTTAAGAAAACATTTGATACTTGGATAAATGATATTAATGCTTTTAATGAAAATTTGGCTCAACTTGAAAATGCACTTAAGGTTATGTATGAAAATGATACAAAACTTAAGGATGAAGGAGGAAAACTGTTAAGTTTTTTATAA